The proteins below are encoded in one region of Oreochromis niloticus isolate F11D_XX linkage group LG6, O_niloticus_UMD_NMBU, whole genome shotgun sequence:
- the LOC100706184 gene encoding reticulon-3-B isoform X3: MADSSSSSNNSSSSLRDLTHTASQLVHWREPKKSGAAFGLSLLVLVSLATLSVISVLSYLLLACLCVTITFRVYKSVIQAVQKSNEGHPFRSLLERDISVSSESVRQLADQFLIHLNWFSNQTRRLLLVEDLVDSLKLAAVTWVMTYVGAVFNGVTILILADIIFFTTPLIYQKKKAQIDHHVEAVRLKLEETLQRYLSSFTKAPTCSTSMKSSTELSMLSVFILSVLLELVTCL, from the exons CCTCACAGCTCGTGCACTGGAGAGAACCGAAGAAATCTGGAGCGGCGTTCGGCCTCTCACTGCTGGTTCTTGTTTCCTTGGCAACACTGTCAGTCATCAGCGTGCTGTCCTATTTGCTCCTGGCGTGCCTCTGTGTCACAATCACCTTCAG AGTTTATAAATCCGTGATCCAGGCTGTTCAGAAGTCCAATGAAGGTCATCCATTCAG GTCTCTGTTGGAGAGGGACATTTCGGTGTCCTCAGAGTCAGTTCGGCAGCTCGCTGACCAGTTTCTGATCCACTTGAACTGGTTCAGTAATCAGACAAGGAGGCTGTTACTGGTGGAGGACCTGGTCGACTCTCTGAag CTGGCAGCCGTCACCTGGGTGATGACGTACGTTGGTGCCGTGTTCAATGGCGTCACCATCTTGATCCTTG CTGACATCATTTTCTTCACTACACCGTTGATCTACCAGAAGAAGAAG GCTCAGATTGATCATCACGTTGAGGCCGTTCGGCTCAAACTGGAGGAAACTCTGCAGAG GTACCTGTCGTCTTTTACAAAGGCTCCCACCTGTTCTACCTCTATGAAGAGTTCGACTGAACTGAGCATGCTCAGTGTGTTCATACTGTCTGTTCTTCTTGAACTTGTCACCTGTCTATAG
- the LOC100706184 gene encoding reticulon-3-B isoform X2, whose protein sequence is MADSSSSSNNSSSSLRDLTHTAASQLVHWREPKKSGAAFGLSLLVLVSLATLSVISVLSYLLLACLCVTITFRVYKSVIQAVQKSNEGHPFRSLLERDISVSSESVRQLADQFLIHLNWFSNQTRRLLLVEDLVDSLKLAAVTWVMTYVGAVFNGVTILILADIIFFTTPLIYQKKKAQIDHHVEAVRLKLEETLQRYLSSFTKAPTCSTSMKSSTELSMLSVFILSVLLELVTCL, encoded by the exons CAGCCTCACAGCTCGTGCACTGGAGAGAACCGAAGAAATCTGGAGCGGCGTTCGGCCTCTCACTGCTGGTTCTTGTTTCCTTGGCAACACTGTCAGTCATCAGCGTGCTGTCCTATTTGCTCCTGGCGTGCCTCTGTGTCACAATCACCTTCAG AGTTTATAAATCCGTGATCCAGGCTGTTCAGAAGTCCAATGAAGGTCATCCATTCAG GTCTCTGTTGGAGAGGGACATTTCGGTGTCCTCAGAGTCAGTTCGGCAGCTCGCTGACCAGTTTCTGATCCACTTGAACTGGTTCAGTAATCAGACAAGGAGGCTGTTACTGGTGGAGGACCTGGTCGACTCTCTGAag CTGGCAGCCGTCACCTGGGTGATGACGTACGTTGGTGCCGTGTTCAATGGCGTCACCATCTTGATCCTTG CTGACATCATTTTCTTCACTACACCGTTGATCTACCAGAAGAAGAAG GCTCAGATTGATCATCACGTTGAGGCCGTTCGGCTCAAACTGGAGGAAACTCTGCAGAG GTACCTGTCGTCTTTTACAAAGGCTCCCACCTGTTCTACCTCTATGAAGAGTTCGACTGAACTGAGCATGCTCAGTGTGTTCATACTGTCTGTTCTTCTTGAACTTGTCACCTGTCTATAG
- the LOC100706184 gene encoding reticulon-3-B isoform X4 has protein sequence MADSSSSSNNSSSSLRDLTHTGFWEPAVVLASSWFWLISENMSAASQLVHWREPKKSGAAFGLSLLVLVSLATLSVISVLSYLLLACLCVTITFRVYKSVIQAVQKSNEGHPFRSLLERDISVSSESVRQLADQFLIHLNWFSNQTRRLLLVEDLVDSLKLAAVTWVMTYVGAVFNGVTILILADIIFFTTPLIYQKKKAQIDHHVEAVRLKLEETLQSLQDKLPGAVKKSKVE, from the exons GTTTCTGGGagcctgctgttgttttggCATCAAGCTGGTTTTGGTTAATCTCAGAAAATATGTCAGCAGCCTCACAGCTCGTGCACTGGAGAGAACCGAAGAAATCTGGAGCGGCGTTCGGCCTCTCACTGCTGGTTCTTGTTTCCTTGGCAACACTGTCAGTCATCAGCGTGCTGTCCTATTTGCTCCTGGCGTGCCTCTGTGTCACAATCACCTTCAG AGTTTATAAATCCGTGATCCAGGCTGTTCAGAAGTCCAATGAAGGTCATCCATTCAG GTCTCTGTTGGAGAGGGACATTTCGGTGTCCTCAGAGTCAGTTCGGCAGCTCGCTGACCAGTTTCTGATCCACTTGAACTGGTTCAGTAATCAGACAAGGAGGCTGTTACTGGTGGAGGACCTGGTCGACTCTCTGAag CTGGCAGCCGTCACCTGGGTGATGACGTACGTTGGTGCCGTGTTCAATGGCGTCACCATCTTGATCCTTG CTGACATCATTTTCTTCACTACACCGTTGATCTACCAGAAGAAGAAG GCTCAGATTGATCATCACGTTGAGGCCGTTCGGCTCAAACTGGAGGAAACTCTGCAGAG tttgcagGATAAGTTACCTGGCGCTGTGAAGAAAAGCAAGGTTGAGTGA
- the LOC100706184 gene encoding reticulon-3-B isoform X1 gives MADSSSSSNNSSSSLRDLTHTGFWEPAVVLASSWFWLISENMSAASQLVHWREPKKSGAAFGLSLLVLVSLATLSVISVLSYLLLACLCVTITFRVYKSVIQAVQKSNEGHPFRSLLERDISVSSESVRQLADQFLIHLNWFSNQTRRLLLVEDLVDSLKLAAVTWVMTYVGAVFNGVTILILADIIFFTTPLIYQKKKAQIDHHVEAVRLKLEETLQRYLSSFTKAPTCSTSMKSSTELSMLSVFILSVLLELVTCL, from the exons GTTTCTGGGagcctgctgttgttttggCATCAAGCTGGTTTTGGTTAATCTCAGAAAATATGTCAGCAGCCTCACAGCTCGTGCACTGGAGAGAACCGAAGAAATCTGGAGCGGCGTTCGGCCTCTCACTGCTGGTTCTTGTTTCCTTGGCAACACTGTCAGTCATCAGCGTGCTGTCCTATTTGCTCCTGGCGTGCCTCTGTGTCACAATCACCTTCAG AGTTTATAAATCCGTGATCCAGGCTGTTCAGAAGTCCAATGAAGGTCATCCATTCAG GTCTCTGTTGGAGAGGGACATTTCGGTGTCCTCAGAGTCAGTTCGGCAGCTCGCTGACCAGTTTCTGATCCACTTGAACTGGTTCAGTAATCAGACAAGGAGGCTGTTACTGGTGGAGGACCTGGTCGACTCTCTGAag CTGGCAGCCGTCACCTGGGTGATGACGTACGTTGGTGCCGTGTTCAATGGCGTCACCATCTTGATCCTTG CTGACATCATTTTCTTCACTACACCGTTGATCTACCAGAAGAAGAAG GCTCAGATTGATCATCACGTTGAGGCCGTTCGGCTCAAACTGGAGGAAACTCTGCAGAG GTACCTGTCGTCTTTTACAAAGGCTCCCACCTGTTCTACCTCTATGAAGAGTTCGACTGAACTGAGCATGCTCAGTGTGTTCATACTGTCTGTTCTTCTTGAACTTGTCACCTGTCTATAG